DNA sequence from the Tachysurus vachellii isolate PV-2020 chromosome 16, HZAU_Pvac_v1, whole genome shotgun sequence genome:
ATACTGAGTTAAGGGTAAGAACCCAGTGATTGTGTTATGAGGGCCACgatggctccctctgctggcctgcagaggacTTTGCCGTACTTCCTCATCAGGACTCTActtcccacaatccattgcacctcaagctcagcacacctgtttcctgtttgtaatcacctgggGGGTATTCCAGAAAGCAGGTTATGTGACATACCTGGGTATGTTTAAGGGTAAGTTCGTGGATAACCTCAACTTTCGGTCCCAAAAACGGAGGTAACTTTCTGGGTATGTatgtaaccatagcaactgACTCTCTGAAGATAACCTGCTCGGGAGCAGGTTGTGTTTCAGTGTAACTTCGTTCCAGAAGGTTGGTGAGCATGGCATGCCCTTTTGATGAGGATCCTGTGGACGTAGAAGCACAAATTATACGAGTTTTTTTCGTCGGGAGAGGGTTATAAGACCGCGTATTCATGTGTTTGCATACCCTAATGAATATTTGAAAGAGCGTTATCGTTTTTCAAAAGATTCGTTAGTTTATTTAACACGTCTTTTAAAACCGCATATCGCAAATGTGACAAACCACGGTTCTGTGCTTAGCACAGAAAACATTCTGTGCATAGCACTTAGGTTTTTTGCGTCTGGCCATTttttgtacagtgtggattcagAGCATGTGGGAACGGCAACTGTGTGTAGAGCCGTTCGTACAGTATGTCTGGCACTTAAACAGTTCTTACCCATGTTTGTGCAGTTCCCTGGCCATAAACCTCTGCTTGTTATTAAAGATGAATTCCACAGAGTGGCAGGTTTGTCCTTTGTAGTAAAATCTATGACGCATATTTAATATATagtcatattatttatatctatacatGTATTCattatgcgcacacacacacttcatacttCCATATCTTTCTGTTTCAGGGTTTCCAAATGTAATTGGGTGCATTGATGGCACTCACATTCCTATTAAAGCTCCACCAATAAATGAGGGAGACAATGTTAATATGAAATCTATTCATAGTATCAATGTGCAGGTAACAACTTAATTTTTTCCCTTCTTAAAATCATTAAAGTCATTACTTTTTCCACTAACTAGGTAATATGTGAGGCAACCCAAATCATTACCAATGTCGAGGCAAAATGGCCAGGATCTGTACATGATGCCAGAATTTTCCGCGAGTCATCATTATGCCAGACATTTCAGCAGGGTATGTTTTgctttatacaattttttttttttttcctttttactatATTTGTGTTGTACACTTCAATCATTACAGGACAGTACAATGGTTACTTGCTGGGGGACAGAGGATACCCTTGTCTGCCCTATTTAATGACACCCTACCCTGAACCTGAGCCTGGACCACAGACACGGTTTAACATGGCTCACAGCCGAACACGGGCCAAGGTGGAAATGACTATAGGGATCCTCAAATCTCGGTTTCAGTGTCTGCGTGGGCTCCGGGTTAGTCCAGAGAGGGCATGCGACATTATAGTGGCTTGTGTTGTGCTTCACAATATTGCCACTATAAGAGGAGAGAGCCACCCTCCTTGTATTGAGGAAGATGGCCCAGAGGAACACCTACAGATTTTAGAGGCCAACAGAGACGGAAGACTTTTGAGAGACAGGATCTGtcaaaattacttttattaatttttttgtactggTCTGCCAggcagtttatttctttatttcctgaaaaacaataaaagtaaaattcaataaaatgtttttttatattgctttacacatatatacacatacatacatatacacacacacacacacacatatatatatatatatatatatatatatatatatatatatatatatatatatatcacatacatacatacatacatacatacatacatacatatacacacacactcactcacacaacactTTTAACATGCAACAGATTAATATTTAGACAAGTTCTCACCTTAAGGCGATGCTCCAGTAATTCAATTTCAAGTGCTGCTTTTTTAATGAGGAGCCTTTTCTCTTCCATTTGAAGCTATAAGGTCCATCTCCATGTcactttttcttatttgtttttgaagatgGACCTTAAACAGCTCCTTTGCTGGCAACTAGAAGgtggaaaaaaatttaatgaaTGAGATTGTTTGGTCAGacaataaaattcaaatatgGACACCTGGACACAAATTCTTACCCTGCTTAAATTGTGTGCTGAGGTTGAAGGACCCCATCTGTGGGCAAATCCCTAGGTATGTACTGTGATAGGACAATGACAGTTTCTTACTCTAATGCAAAAAGGGGCCATACATTATAATGGTATACATCATACCTCAGTGGATCTACCAGCATTGTCCACTTCTGTCACAGCAGATGTGGTCtcttcatcgtcatcatcttcatcctaCAGGAGAAATATTCAAGTATACAttatctggcaaaaaaaaaataaataaaaaatacctaaAAGCAACTAAAGGTACCTGACAACAAATCACTTACAACTGTGACAGACTGTGTTCTTTCTGGAGGGTCCAATAATACAATCAGTCCATCAGTATCTATAAGAACACACAACCCATTAAATTCTCAATATTatcaaagaaaataatacatGAAAAGTGTAACATGTCAGACTAAGATCACAGTAGCCTATACATCATatgcagttaaataaaataagcctACATAAAAATTAATCTTATTCAAAAAGCCTTTAAGTGACAGAGATAGTAATTTATTAggacaaaaaatgaaaacaaatcatagAAGTAAACTTACATTTCACCATTTTTTCACCATCACTTGTGGTGCATGGTGTGTGCGATGAACTGCCCCCTGGAATGCCAGCAACCACTGGTCGCCCTTTATTAAGGGACAGAGCCAGCTCCTCAGATGGGGTGAGGGGAGGTGGTGGTGGGCCCCTGCCAGTTAGACGGGCTTCAGTCTTCTTTCTATTAGCTACATGACAGAATGAATATACTAAATCCTGTTATAATAATAGTTCAGTAATTGTGTAATCAAATATTACCTTTTTgcagaatgtttttgtgtttcattttgaaTTGGCTTAAAGTTCTTGTGGCTCCAGAAggattactcactcactcactcattttctaccgcttatccgaactatactcaggtcacggggaatatggtggatattctgtgaagcgaaacacattaaggtgattgcTAAGATAGTCCCCCCGAACAGAAGTGCCGCAAGCCGCGGCAAACTGCGGCAAGAATTGCAGAATGCCGCGGCAAAAGACGTTCGTTCTTAAACGCCACATCTGTATGCATGCATGGAGACA
Encoded proteins:
- the LOC132858929 gene encoding putative nuclease HARBI1, encoding MFKGQYNGYLLGDRGYPCLPYLMTPYPEPEPGPQTRFNMAHSRTRAKVEMTIGILKSRFQCLRGLRVSPERACDIIVACVVLHNIATIRGESHPPCIEEDGPEEHLQILEANRDGRLLRDRICQNYFY